GGAGAGGCAACTCTAAAGCTTGATGTGAGGGGTATGATAGCCTCTTCTGCGCTTATTTCCGGTataagggctaggaaattgcttagtcgtgGGGCTCGTGGTTATCTAGCTTTTCTAATTAATACTCCGGGAGAAAAGATTAAGGTGGAAGACATGCCAGTAATCAGTGAATACCCGGACGTATTTCCGGAAGAGTTGGAGTCTTTGCCGCCCgaaagggagattgaatttaaggttgattTAGTACCTGGAACCACTCCCATCTCTAAAACTCCTTATCGtatggcacctgctgagcttAAGGAGTTGAAGGTGCAACTGCAGGACTTGCTAGAACGAGGATTTATTCATGAGAGCGAGTCtccgtggggagctccagtgttatttgttaagaagaaagacgggagtttaaggttgtgCATTGACTATCGAGGATTGAATGCAGTaaccattaagaataagtatcctttgccccacatcgatgagttgtttgatcagttacaaggggctgtagtgttttctaagttggatctgcgacaagggtactatcagttgagaattagaaaggaggatgtgccaaaaacggcaTTTAatactcgatatgggcattttgagttcgcagtgatgccttttggtttaaccaatgccccagcggcattcatggatttgatgcatcgagtgttcaaaccttacttggataggtttgtagtggtgttcattgatgatatcttaGTGTATTCGAGGtcaagggaggagcatgaacaacatTTGCGGATAGTactacaaaccctaagagagcaccaattgttcgctaagttcagtaagtgtgaattttggttggaaagtgTGGCATTTCTAGGTCACATAATTTCGAAAGATGGCCTTGCTGTAGACCCGGCTAAGTGGAAGCGGCCAGAAAATCCTacagaggtgcgaagttttctaggcttagcagggtactaccgcagatttataaagaatttctcGAGAATTGCAGGACCCTTGACTAACTTGACCAAGAAGCAGggaaagtatatttgggatgttaagtgtgaaagtagtttccaagagcttaagaagCAATTAACTGTGGCTCCAGTTTTAGCTTTGCCTAGTGGAAGTGATTGCTATACGGTTTATACCGATGTTTCGAAAGAAGGGCTAGGATGTGTGTTGATGCAGAgtaggaatgtgattgcctatgcATCTCGGAAattaaaacctcatgagcagaattatccgacccatgatttaGAGCTTGCAGCTGTAGTATtcgctttgaagaaatggcgaCATTATCTTTATGGTGTAACTTTTGAGGTTTATACGgatcataagagccttaagtatctgttttctcaaaaggagttaaacctaagacaacgtcggtgggtagagttcttagaggattatgattgtacaattaactaccatcctggaaaggccaacgttgtagcagatgctttaagccggaaagctcaactagcaagttccCTAGTGAGAGAGTGGAGCCTGTTGGAAGATGTCTGTGAGTGGAAACCCCGTTTAGAATCGAAGagggtgatttttggaaatattgaggtgaaatcGGCATTGATGGAACGAATCAAAGAGGGTCAAGTGAAGGACCCAATGGTACAAAAGTGGATAGGGAAGATGGAAAAAGGGGAGTTACCTAATTTCAATCTAAGTCCTGCTGGAATCCTGAAGTTTCGAAATCGTGTCGTGGTACCTAGGGATGAGGAATTGAAaaaggagattttggaggaatcacaTTGCTCTAGGTATACAGTACACCCAGggaataataagatgtaccGAGATCTTagaagtctgtattggtgggaaaaTATGAAGGCGGAAATTGCCCAGTTTGTGCAAAAatgtcttacgtgccaacaagtaaaagctgaacatcaaaAGCCGTTAGGTttgttacagcctttagagatccctgaatggaaatgggagcacataacgatggattttgtgTCAGGAttgccacgaacacaaaaggggcatgatgcaatttgggtaatagttgaTAGATTAACTAAGACTGCACATTTTCTACCAATGAACATGAAATatcctttggagaaacttgctaAACTGTATATGGATGAGGTAGTGAGATTACATGGGGTACCAGTGAATATCGTATCGGATAGAGACCCCAGatttgtatctcgattttggcagaaactACAAGAGgctttagggactaaattgagtTACAGTACAGCGTATCAtccacaaactgatggacaatctgagagaaccatccaaactcttgaggatatactgagagcctgtattgtggatTTTAGAGGAAGTTGGAGCCAATACTTAACTTTGGTTGAGTTTGCGTATAACAATAGTTACcattcctctattcaaatggccccgtaTGAAACATTGTATGGACGAAGATGTCGATCTCCAATCCATTGGGAggaagtaggagagagaaaagtgATAGATCCGAccacaataccatgggttgaggaagcgTATGAGAAAGTAAAAATGATTCGCCAGAGgcttcaaacagcccaaagccgTCAGAAAAGCTATGCCGATCATAGAaggaaagacttggagtttgaaatgGGGGACAAGGTGTTTCTTCGGATTACACCATTAAAAGGGAAGATCAGatcaggaaaagggaaaaagttgcaaccacgatATATAGGACCTTTCAATGTACTTCAGCGAATAGGAAAAGTGGCTTATCGACTTGAGCTACCAGCTAGTTTGTCTAggatccatgacgttttccatgtttctttgcttaagaaatatcatccggatccaactcacattttgccacctGAAGATGTCGAACTTGACGAGTCCCTAACCTATGAAGAACGACCTATTCAAATattggatcgaaaggtgaaggacctGAGAACCAAGCAGATTCCTTTAGTAAAGGTTCTGtggaagcatcatgaagtggaagaagcaacttgggagcTAGAAAaagacatgcaagagaaataccCCGACCTGTTCACGactaaaggtatgaatttcgaggtcggaattcttttaagggggagagaatgtgaggactcgcaaattccttgtatttttcctcaaaaatacccttttatttgaaaattagtatttatcaaaggccactacccaaatatttcactctaagtgtaaataaacctagaaaatagggttttacgcttcagtttcaagtttggagcgaaattagggttttcgcgatttttagccggatgaattttcggtacagagtaagaattaatttagggattaaaagtgacttttaagtgagaaataatatgtgactagtggcaaggatataaggttagtgaatgggaagtaaaaaccctagtacgtgagtttttaagaaaaacggcgcgatccggcgggtcccgcgcattaccgattgaacgcactacttgaccaccatttttcttacccaacaagtttgttgacttttgtacataatatcttcttaaattgtagcaagcttgaccgaaattagtggccaagaaaggcaagaaagaaagagaaaaaaaaaaagaggtggtggtggtgacacttgtcaccacctcatggcttcttAACCAAGATCATTACCatccatttaactccaacacttagccaatttcttcttcatttctgctggttctggccgagagagagaggagagaaaacccaaaggaaaacattccatttcatcatcaaatccaacaacttagtgagaaaacaaacaaagtaaaccgattaaacttgtccttgagtgattagctagtggcttgtggtgtgatttttggaagagaaagcttgggctacttgtagtgacttctagtcaaggtaagagagcttatctctctaagttttactttcaattttgttaaattaagcttgGCAACTTGCTCTTGTGGTGAGATCATGGATGATGagcatgttttagaagttttccccaatttatttgatgaactagggcttgtggaaattctgcccaaattgttgtaagatgcttatatgttgcaattgaagttttataaggtgttgtggtagtgattagaccaagaaattaaggaaagttgcactagaaactcaaaattccaaaatctggaaaattttccaagaaaattgagaaagttccattgattacaaaaaatttcagaatctggaaaattttccccaacattctgtccgaatttgtaaccctatgttagaggccgaattggccttaggtcaaagaatgaaagttgtagagaatggtattttataggtgcctacaaaatttcagctcaaacgGAACAACGTAGGtcatgaaaagtccaaaatacccttactattttaagtatttccccatcagtccgtgtgatcagtttgtccagtttatcgTATTTTTTTCACTAGGATACGTACTGATTTAGCattttgccaaaacatgaaagttgtagcattctgtcttagctttcaaatgcctctaagaacacctgaattagACTTTTGTACTCTgagatatgtccattacagtgtaacGCGGTTGAAAAGCCGACAAGTTagattttggttttgtaatttgagaatttgactaagttgcactagaaactggactaagtgaccttcatgaacattgtaaccctgtgtcttagcttcgaaacggcataggttgcgcctcaatccgataaacgtagcctcggatatgttatttccgcattcataCGTCgaatctgtcttgtgctaaattgaatttctgcacttgttactGTTGTgattcttgttattatgatattgtgagcctatggaacggctcttgacatgaattgctgatatatgtgatgttgggttctggttgaggaaaaataatgaaacctaaatggctgaaaaaattaggtaaacacaaagggcatgctgcccgaatttttactcgagaattagaaaactatattagcgacttgagtaaaggctaagtgattatcacttgaactggCAATGacctttgctactttgtttagcgagggttatacgttaggacatggccgaacttgtacccttgaggaaaagacataatggccaatgtaaacttgaatttccttgtactttcaactcaagtgttattTCCAAGCATCTATGTTAcaaaaccttacgatttgaaaagcgagcaagtgtttcacgagtgtctttcaaatgaatttcaattggtcgattcttaatgaacggaacgtttaagtttcgaatcctactcgtgtttcaaagttctcaaactgaaattttatcgcaaatttggactccaaatCCGGAGTACCACCTCGACGCGAGAACTAGAAGCACTATTGTGGTGAGTACTTCCAAATATCCGATTGTACTTGATACATATGTTCCTTACTTGACTTGTTTGATTAcatgaaaataaatgataatgcaagggtgtactttaccgcacttgcccTAGTATGACTTGTTCTTGCTATTGATCGTACTTGACTTGTTGTATATGTACTTGAAATAtgttttgcctggaattccagaaaccctgtggctagttaatcgagtcgagccggcaagggcctggtcgattagataacaaaccctgggtcacttgtaatgtcgagtggagtgctatctcctcgactaaacggtatactcgagtattaccacccgtgttttgtgtgacgtgcgggcccgaaaaagggggttgatcggtggacggaaattggcgTGTAGTGAAGTTTATTTTGGACTTGTTATtacgtgaaagttgacggagagtcaactacTAATTGATCAAGCTGGAATGGAGCCGAGATATGATTACCGTATCCTTatatatgaatgcaaatctGATATTTCTTGGCTAATTGAAGTACTATTTTCCctgatttgacttgtttgctcgctaatTCACTATTACTATGTTATTATTTGCTTTAttggccaatttgatatttggaacttcattGAGTTTCgactcaccctattagttttgttttccttacaggggtacgagcgaaacgtgagaagtgtaaaggctagcgtagtctagttactttagactttgttttgaattttggttttgtactcgcgctattcctcgaatggaacattTTGTACTTGGACTGTATACGTTTTGAACTAGTTTAAGTTTATCGAGACTTTGTACCTAGttttctatcaatgtaaattataagcttgaattgtgaatgttatctATGGTTCTTGGTTGTGTACACGtgattcgagtgagtgagtcctggcgagagttgggcaggcagtccgccgaaccctctggtacgccttagggggaggtggggtcgtcacacactctctctctctctctctctcgcccTTGTGTTACTTTGTCTATTTCTGTCTACTGCCTTGATCAGAGCCAAATTTACGCAATGCCTCTTTAACGGTTTACAACTAAAAAGATAAGACATACTTTTAACAACTCAGCAACTTGGGACAATGCAGAGTGAGGAGAGAAATTTTCATCAAGATGAGTGAGAGGGCAAAGGGAATATCATACTAGATATCGATTGCTTCTAAGACATGATGGACAATGCAGAGTGAGGACAGAAATTTTCATCAAGGTGAGTGAGAGGGCAAAGGGAATATCATGCTAGATGACATGTTTCTAAGGGAATATCGATTGCTTCTAAGACATGACATGTTTAAGGATGGTTAATGGATGATGTCACAACAAACTGAATAATACCTGATACACTGCTTCAACCACAATATAGCGCCTCAGCTTCTCTGCACGCTTGTTCCCTTTGGTGACCTTCTCTAGCATATCTCTTAAAGACTCCATGTCATTGTGTTTGAAATATACTACTGTACTTCTGGAAAGCTGAAGGCCATTTTGAATTGCCCAGTGCACACCCTCATCCCTGCAAGAGCAACAATCCCTTTGACAACTCATACAAAACCTTTCAGACAAATTATTGTGATAAATTTGCAAGTCAACAGCTGAAAGAAACAGATATACAAAATTTGGATGAATCATGACCGACTAACATCATGTAATGATGATTGATGCCTTGTACCATGAGGGAACGGGTAGACAAGATATAACTATCACATAAATAATATCCAACATCATTGCTCAACAGGGTGGCTAATATATGCAACAAAGTAGCATGAACGAAAAGAAGAATAAGATGATGATGATAAGAGACAGAAAAAATTAATTAGGAAAGCAGGAggaaaaagtcaaaagaagtGGCAAAGAAACAGAAGATAACCAAAACTTTGAAAGGAAGAGATGTTTCAGTACCTAAAATTTATCAGCAATTCTACTAAGACATTTTAATCCCCTTTACATAGTGCCATTAATGATATGTACTTGGACTCAGATCCCCAAGCAAAGAAACATCAGTAGATGATTAATTCCTGCTATTCATTAATGAgctaaaaacagaaaaatcagaAACACTCACGCAACAATGACATCTCCCTTCTTGCAAAATGCTGGAATGGCACTAAACATGGTGGAAAGTCCATAAGAGTAAAGTATGGAATCTGGAGTGCCCAAAAACTTTGCTATTCTGGCCTCACAATCAAGGTGGACATCTGTACCAAAGATTAAAAGATAATTGAGTGTCACAATGCCAAGTTAAGGGAGAAAATTTCAACCATGCTCATTGCAGTTCTGTAAATGATTAAATTAATTTATACCTATTGTTCCATAAAATCCACGAGGACCACAAGAACCGGCACCATATTTCTCCAATGATTCTGTACATGCTTCCTGTTGCACAAGTTAGGAATAAGGGATCTGTTTAAGAAAATTCAACAGCACAAGATACCATTGACAGGAAAAGTAGCTTCTCCTTACAAGTAACTTGCCATGTCCGACTAATCCTAGGTAATTTGCTGAAGCAAAGTTAATAACTTCTGTGCCATTAATTAACGTATGTGACCCTGCAGCACTGCAAAGATACACCTGTTAATCACAATGTAGTCTTAACTgcagtaaaatcagaaattgagATACTCAAAGGAATTGTTTACTTAAACAAGTGAAGCATCACTGCTTTATTCATCACCTGGAGTCATACCATCACAGAACCAACTATTGGAATGAGGCCATTGAAACAGATGGACccatttcattcaataaaaatcaGTTAAAATTGCATATTTCCTGTCACACTTACTTTACTTATACTATCCTTTTCCTTGACAATTTCCAGACAAAATTCTATACTTCTATTTACCCCTTAAAAAAAGTCCAACTTTACTAACCATGGTCCTCACAAAAGCCAAACTTGAACATGAAATTACTATGTAGAGGCAGAATAGCCTGGCTTTACCTCTCCAATATCGGAGGTTCATATCTCATCTCATCTGTCATTTTAGGAATTAGAGGTTCAGGAACCCATTCATCACATAGCTCATCAATCTCCTGAAAATTATCAAAGTAAAGTGCACTTGTCAGATCAGCCTGGTGAACACAATTTAGAAGACGGAGACACCAAAATGTTAAGAGGTTGGATCCAGTCACAAGACATAGAATAATTCTTTCATGCAATTTAGGCTCCACAATTTTGTGCAAACTTCACCTTTGTATACTTTTATTGTGATAAGACAGGTAAGACCACATGCAGTGTAGCCCACCTTCTCATGGTCAGTTttctttaaagacaaaaaaaaatgtaaactaATATCAATTAGTGAAAAAAGAGACACAAATTGAATTATTTTCAGACGCGCatgcgagagagagagagattgcaACTTTAACATCATATAAATAGATACATATTAGGGCAAAACAAACTTACCATCTTTAGATGCACTACAAGTTCAAATATATGCACTTTGCAGTCTTTCTTTTCTGAAGTGCACCAACTTGATTGCATTTGGCTGAAGAAATCTTTCatgcttctctctctctctctttaaaaaaaaattccttgcTTTCATACAATGTGATATCTTTCTTCTATATCTCTCCAGAAAGGTTTATGTCTAAAAAATGCTATGATTCTACTCCTTTAAATCCTAAGACTCTCGGAAAGAAAATTTGGCATAGATGAATCTACCAAGCATCTTAGTCAAGAATGTTTGACACCAAAATTCCCACTCTAAGACATGATATGGATAAAGACTGGTCCAGAAAGAACATATACACCAGCCTTATGAGAACAGAGTAACATACATCAACAGAATCTTACAACATTCCTTTTGAGCAATAAACAAGCAATTTTCCTATAGACACATGCAATTCCAGTATCAACAACTTTACATCCAACTCTGAGTATTACTGCAGCCTAATAGCAACTCTCTTACCAGATAAAGAATCAACACATGGAAGTgaaggagaaagagaaaagcccagatcaaattctttttctttgtctCAAAGGGAACAACACAACCTAGGCCaactgaaaaagttaaaaaaatgcaaaaagaaagtCCTTTGGCAGCTAGGCATCCCTGACAAACCTTCTTTGTCAATGGTCTTTTAGGTGGTTTATAACTCTTCTgcgaaagaagaaaaacaatgaCCACAATGAGAAGACCCTCCACAAATAGATGCCCTACAAGGAAATAGGAAATGTTATAAACCTCCGAAAAGAGGAGTAAGCATTTGAGCTTTATCTGGTTTCATGAAAAACCTCCAATATTCACTCCAAAGACAACAGCTCTTGCAAAAGGAGCATCAAAAACAAAAGTGAGCCAATCCGATGCAGCTTTTAACA
The DNA window shown above is from Coffea eugenioides isolate CCC68of unplaced genomic scaffold, Ceug_1.0 ScVebR1_738;HRSCAF=1465, whole genome shotgun sequence and carries:
- the LOC113758811 gene encoding long chain base biosynthesis protein 1-like, with product MASIAMDMLKAASDWLTFVFDAPFARAVVFGVNIGGHLFVEGLLIVVIVFLLSQKSYKPPKRPLTKKEIDELCDEWVPEPLIPKMTDEMRYEPPILESAAGSHTLINGTEVINFASANYLGLVGHGKLLEACTESLEKYGAGSCGPRGFYGTIDVHLDCEARIAKFLGTPDSILYSYGLSTMFSAIPAFCKKGDVIVADEGVHWAIQNGLQLSRSTVVYFKHNDMESLRDMLEKVTKGNKRAEKLRRYIVVEAVYQ